In a single window of the Longimicrobium sp. genome:
- a CDS encoding DUF2442 domain-containing protein, protein MSTALRVDARITAVRVTDDSIIADLADGRSISVPLAWSWRLAEATPEQRANWRLVGSGQGVHWPDVDEDISVRGMLDGVPAARPAPRPA, encoded by the coding sequence ATGAGCACTGCCCTCAGAGTTGATGCGCGAATCACGGCGGTTCGGGTCACGGACGACTCGATCATCGCCGACCTGGCCGACGGCCGGAGCATCAGCGTGCCGCTCGCCTGGTCGTGGCGCCTGGCGGAGGCGACGCCCGAGCAGCGCGCGAACTGGCGCCTCGTCGGATCGGGGCAGGGGGTGCACTGGCCGGATGTCGACGAGGACATCAGCGTCAGGGGGATGCTCGACGGAGTGCCGGCCGCGCGCCCCGCCCCGAGACCGGCCTGA